From Aegilops tauschii subsp. strangulata cultivar AL8/78 chromosome 5, Aet v6.0, whole genome shotgun sequence:
aacaaatgcggaataaacctagcggttaatttgacaagcacaaaacctacaacaactaggctcacctatgtgcaccaacaacttatgctaagcaagataaacaactaagtgataacaagatatatgacaagaaacaatatggctatcacaaagtaaagtgcataagtaagggttcgggtaagagataatcgaggcacgcggagacgacgatgtatcccgaagttcacacccttgcggatgctaatctccgtttggagcggtgtggaggcacaatgctccccaagaagccactagggccaccgtaatctcctcacgccctcgcacaatgcaagatgccgtgattccactaagggacccttgagggcggtcaccgaacccgtacaaatggcaacccttgggggcagtcaccgaacccgtacactttggcaacccttgggggcggtcaccggaacccgtcaaattgctcgggacgatctccacaacctaattggagaccccgacgcttgcccggagctttacaccacaatgattgagctccgaacaccaccaaccgtctagggcgcccaagcacccaagaggaacaagctcaagggcaccaagcacccaagagtaataagcttctcaacttgtaacttccacgtatcactgtggagaactcaaactgatgcaccaaatgcaatggcaagggcacacggagtgcccaagtccttctctctcaaatcccaccgaagcaactaatgctagggaggaaaaagagaggaagaacaagaaggagaacaccaagaactccaagatctagatccaaggagttcccctcacaaagaggagaaagtgattggtggaaatgtggatctagatctcctctctcttttccctcaaaaactagcaagaatccatggagggattgagagttagcaagctcgaagaaggtcaacaatggtggaagaacacgagctcaacgGATGAGGTTcatttggggaagaagacctccttatatagtgggggaaacaatccaaccgttaccccccacaccagccccgcagagagcggtactaccgcttggccagctgggctcagagcggtactaccgcggtggtcagggcggtactaccgcatacgagtggtactacggcccccattgccgcggctagtaccgtaaaacccgacacgaaaaagacccctcgaatcgaggcggtactagcacgagaccgcagcggtactacggctgggggctaccagcggtactactgcttggaaaccaaaactgccataacttctgcatatgagctccgaattgagcaaactcaagcttgttggatagaggaagacgagtagcatcaaaacagcgactgattatagtaagaagaggtaggggaggtatgccaacaaatagaggagtgaaacctccaaccgagaagaaccgacataacctccaacatcgaaaacatcatagaagatgcgagtgaactccgttttcgatgaactcgagcttgtcatcaagatgaccataagctccaaaactcacaaagagaagaaccaaacaagaaccaataaagatgatgcaagcatgcaatggtttgagctctctatgaacgatacgatcaagctactcatcgagagccccccttgatagtacggcaatcgatcctataacccggtctcccaactaccatcatgagaccggtaaaatagaaaacctatcaagggcaaacctttgccttgcacatggtccacttgagctagatgatgacgatcttgactccctcaagttggaccacctttcttggttgcgttggctcgatgaagactagttgattgctcccccatgctccactatgggtgagccactcttccacacatcttcacaagtccattgtcaccacaatggacggcaagcttcaagcatttgatctcttcatgatgcttcacttgaacttgcacaccgcaacatcttcacaagtccattgtcaccacaatggacggcaagcttcaaacatttgatctcttcatgatgcttcacttgaacttgcacaccgcaacctaaccccacaaagaactctcacgaagatcatgggttagtacacaaagcgtaattgacaatgcttaccacaccatgggatcgcttgatccctctcggtacatcttctacgctttgtgagttgatcaagttgattcactcttgacttagtcttgatcaaccatgaatcttttcaactctcttcatttggatgatgtcttgaagatatacatgaatgatcacacaatcttcttctccaagacatgcttgcaataagctcaactctcacatgaccaatctttggataattcctaacaccttggtcaccacataaactccttgaaaccaacacatgaacttcaagaaatgcctatggacaaatccttcaaatataactcaaggcaaccattagtccatagagattgtcatcaattaccaaaaccaaacatgggggcaccgcatgttctttcacccaTCTCCCTTCAACAACCTCTGAATAGTAAAGAACATCATATAACAAGTAATTAGGAAAAAGATAGTCTAATCGAAATCAATTCGTTCGAATAACCATATGTGCATAGTGACAAAAGTATGTTTCACAGGGGGATTGCAAAGTATGTTGCAGCCTCAGAAGCAAGCTTCATGCGTTGCTGATGCTCAAAGTTGATGTATATATATTAACCCCACCGTCCCAATAAGGTGAATAAATCTGCGAAAGAAATAAACTTGGCTTAGACCCAAAAGTAAGCTAGCTTTAAATAAATCCTTACTGATGGCGCCAGTCATATAGGATTGCCCATAGCTTTTGCACTTTCTCTCTGCAATCAAATTCAATCACCATGACATAAATCAACAATATATACACTCCATTGCGAACATACAGAATGGGGAGAACCAAAACACCTTGATGTATTCATATTATCCATAAGTTGTAAGGATGGAGCTCCAAATGCAATAGCAAACATGAATCGTATTTCTTAACTGTGGTAAGACAAAATTTTTTGGGATGATTAAGACGAATTAGGAGGATGAACCTGGTGGGGGAGGGTGTCGTCCAGAGCGGTGCAGAGTGGTCACTGGAGGTCAGCCTCCCTCCTCAACTTCTTGGCGGACGAGGGCGGCTATGGATGGCGATGTATATGGTGAGCAGCCTCTGGCCTCCCCTGCTCCCCCATGATCCTGCTCGACGCCCGCGCTGCCCATTCACCGCTGCCATCGCTTGCCAAGTTGAGAttgagtgagagagagagaaagagagagagaggaaaaaAATAGTGGAGGGAAAGCTCAGAAACTGGTGCTCATACAAAGAAAAGCAATCGGATTATTGGATACATGTGGTTTTAGAAAAAGCAAAAATGTAATACATACAACATCCACTAAAAACTGTAACAAAGTTTGCTTGATTGATGCCAAACCTACTGTGAACTTCACGCTAGGCACAACAATAGCCCCTCTATTTTTTTCAGTTCAGAGCAACACAAAATGAATTGTAAGGATGGAAACCTACTGTGAACTCGTTTTCTGATGGCTAGCAGCAACATAAAACAACAACCACTTATATAAACTGAACCAAAAAAGAAAATGATCCAGAACTGAACCAAAACGTCATGTTTCCGATTTCTGATATTTTTTCCTTCAATCTCCTGCAGACAGAAGAGCAGTATTGcactaaaaataaataaacaaacTTGAGAATCTGAATACTACTGTAAGGCATAAGATGTCCTTGGCATAATTATAATAAAGAAGGGAAAAACTGAACCAAAATGTGGTGTGCACCTCACATCCTCAATGGATGCATGCACAAGATGCTGCTGCAGGTGATAGGTATTGTGAGCCACCTGGTGGTGGGGGTAGATAAGATTGGATGGGGGAAGCTCACCTCACGTCCAGGCGATGGCTGctccacctcctctcctctcctctcctctggCCGCTGTACCACCTAGAGAGAAGTGAAGAGAGAGACACGCAGGGGTCAGAGGAAGAAGAAGCCGCCTGCACATCACTCACTCACTCACGCATCACAGGAACAAGGAAGaaaaccagaggaagaagaagaaggaaggggaTCTGACCTAGGCGCCATGGGTGGGGCTCGATTGCTAGGGTTTTGGGCGGCGGCTACAGGGTGGAAGGAGGTTGCTTCGTGGTGGAGGAGCCGAGCCGGCGgcggtcctctgctggtcgacgCAGCCAAATCCATGAGATCCAAATCCTTCGCTTTCGCTCGACGCGCTAGGGGCGGCTACGTTGGCCTCCCCGCCTTGAGATCCAAATCCATCCCGTCACCCGTATTCCTCCCTCATCTGGCCATGGAGATCCGCTCATCCTCTCCCGCGAGTGGGGCGCCTTTGATGTGAGACCAAGTGCGGCGGCGAAGGGATGAAGGGCGGCGGAAGCGAAGGGATGAAGGCGGCGACGAACGAGGGCAGGGAGTCTAGCGTGCGAGTCGTTCTTGCTCGAGGGCATGCGACTTCGCTCGTACGTGCGGGTTTTTTTTTCGCTGGTTATTTTTCGTAGGTTTTTTTATCGCTGGTTAATCGTCGTAGATTTTTTCTTCGTTCTAAAGAGCGCGGGGGCTGGTGGAGGACTCGGTACGTGGTTTTTTCGGCTAGTGGCGGGTCAGCGTGAGGTGGGAGGAGGTATCAAAATAGGTACCAAAAAAAACCGGATGAGGTGGGACGAAATAAACCtggaacggagactaccaactgagacattaaGAGTAGAGATACTAGATAAAAAATGCTACAGTACAGGCACATTGTATAGGTTTTTACAGGTTGAGGACTGCGCGCTCTTCTAATTGGGCCCCCTAATTTTCACCAGTGGGCCCGTGCGTCTTAATCAATCCACAGCCAATCAATGTAAGCAACCTGTAAAAACCCCGTATAAGTCCGTACGTCTAGCAAAGTCGATACTAGATAGATCaggcaatatatatatatatatatatatatatatatatatatatatatatatatatatatatatatatatatatatgtaagcTCGTGCGTACGTATACGCATCAACCCGCGGCTCTACGCTTGTGAGCTAGCAGCCTAGCACCTAAGTGTGACTTTGGCGGAAGCATCTGCTTGCTAGCTTCGGGAGGCTAGCTTCTACATACATACTGATTTGCTGCGTGCTCTGGCGTCTTCTGATCGGAAAGCAATCAATCCAGACGCGAGTGCATCATCGACCTCGGCGGAAAAAAGTACGCAACGAGTCGGGGGCTTTCGCCAACGTCCTCCTCCTGGTCACGAGATGAAGACGTGCAAGACGGTGTCTACATGCACCCCACTGGAGGAGGCTCAAGGCACGCATGTGTTTGATATCTTGGCTTACAGCAAGCACAAGGGCATGGGCCACGGCGTGGACGACCTCATACGCTCAGGGGTTTTCTCCGTCGGCGGCCACGACTGGGTGATCTTCTTCTTCCCCGACGGGTATAAAGGACATGGCCTAGATTACATATCGGTTTTCCTCGTGCTTTCGAGCAACAACGCTAAAGTCTAGGCGTCCTGCGACATGAGGCTGGTGGACCGGTACACCGGATTCTCATCTTCAGTGCATAAAACAGGACCTAGGATTTTCGGTTCTCGTGATATTAGTAAGTTTGCTCCGCAGTCTAATTGTTTCATAAGGCATAGCGAGATCGAGGGATCCGCGTACCTTAGGGATGATCGATTGACGATCGAAGGCGTCATCACTGTTTTCAACAAGCCACATGTTACCGAAACAAAATCATTCCCTAAAATCGCCTGTTTTCAAGCATCTGACATGACTGAGCATGTTAGCAAGCTACTTGAAGAAAAGCAGGGATTTGATGTCAGCTTCATTGTCGAAGGAGAGACCATTGAAGCCCATAGGTTTGTTCTCGCTACGCGCTCGCCTGTTTTCAAAGCAGAGCTCTATGGGTCGATGCAGGAGGCGAGGCCGGGGCAATGCATAACAATCATGGACATGCAACCTGATGTTTTCAAGGCCCTGCTCCATTTCATCTATACGGACTGTTTGCCTAGCCGTGAGGATACCGAGATGGTCCGGCTTTTACTAGTGGTTGCGGATAGATATCCAATGGACAGGCTCAAGCTGGTTTGCCAAAGCATCCTTTGCGAGGATCTGAACAAGGACACCGTGGCAATCACATTGGCTTTAGCTGACCAACATAACTGCCACCAGCTTAAGAATGCTTGCCTTGAATTTATCGAATTATCAAATTTCACGAGTGCTCTGGTGGCTACACGACGGTTAAAGGATATCAAGAAGACTTGCCCATCTTTCATAGTGGACGAATTGGAGAAGAGAACAAAGAGTCGTAAAGCATGAGCAGCTACAAAAGGTAGTTCTGCTAAATTTCTCATACCAATTCGTCGAAGGAATGATCAGGCCATTGTTAGATGAATCTAAGAGTTGTTACGTAAATCCTGAAGTGATGTGGATGCCGACATGTTGTCAAACTATGTATAGCGCACTCTATCTTCTCGTAAGAAGAAATGGTTTTTATACAAGTTGATATATATGTAAGAATATTTATGTAAAAAAGAGAGGATATGGGTGGAAAATATTCATAAATTCGTTATCATTGACCGATTGACATAAAAGGGCCTTAATAAATTCCTGTGAATTTATCAAACCTGCACCACTGCACATTTAAAGTTTGACGACGAGCAAGCTCAATCGATTATTTTTTACGTCCATAATACGAGTAAACTGACTAGCACAAGGACTACATGCGCTGTCGCCACTAGTGACGACCAAACTCTAATTAAAGGGCGTATGTCGCCCACGCTTCTTGCTAAAAGATATATGAAAGTGTGCAAACGATTGGCTTGTTTGTATGGTTTTAGGGACAAATCATTCGTATCTTTTTGAAGTGCAATCGGTATGGAAGTAAACAATATTGTTTTTTTTACGGTGACTATGCCTTCGTGAACCATTTCATCCCGAAGGCTATGAAAACAGCTTAGTTTGAACAATTACAATTGCAAAGGTGGAGGAAGCGAATTAAATTCTCGCAGATGGATGAAACAACATAGCACTCCAGTCGCGGAGAAGGGCCTTATTCTCAATGCTGGTCAACAGTTAGACCATAGGATTAGATCAACCCGTCCAAAACTGAACCTTTTATTTCTCTCCAACTTCGTAACACTTGTTGTTAATCTTCTGCCAATTTTTTTTCTCTGTGTGTAACCTTTATTGAACATTTGAGTAACCAACTATAGCACTGAGATTAAAAGGTTTGTGGTTTTTGACTCTTTTTGAATAAACTATGTATAACGAACTCTATCTTCTCGTTAGAAAAACGGGTTTCTATACAATTTGATATGTAAGAATATTTATGTCAAACAATAATAGCATATGTTTTGGGTGGAAAATCATAAATTAGTTATCACTAGCTGATTGACAGAAAAGTTGTAATACATTCCCGCGAGTTTGTCAAACTTGCACCACCGCACATTTTAAAGTTTGATTGAGCCAAAGAAGTCTTTACAAAAATCACTACCGGACTGCCCCTCTAAGCCGACGGCCgccggccgtcggcataggccccaATGTAGATCACGTCAGCGTAGATGTGTCCGACCGTCGGCATATGTAAGCCGTCGACATAGGCATATATGCCGACGGCGCCCGTACTGCCGTCGGCATATATGCACCGTCAGCAATGATTTTCACCTGATGGCAGCCGACGGCGCCGACAAACCAcgggctgccacgtggcagagGCATGCCGTCGGCATACCTCTGCCACATGGCAGCCCCTGGGAGCTCCTGGCAGTAGAGATATGCCGACGGCACAGACGTCGGCATAGATGGATCTGGGCAATCCTGGGCATAGCTTGCCGTCAGCATAGATCTGTGTTGTTTTTTTATGTTTTCTCTGTTTCAATTCATTTTGACAGCATTTCAAACCAGAAAATATGGGATTATGGGCATATACACAGAAATATGACCGATCATCATCAAGTTCATCATCTAAAGATActcaagatcatcatcatcatcgaaACATACTCAAGTTCATCATCTAAAGATCATCATCGGCGAAACTTCATGAACATAAGTATTGCAAGAAACTAACAAGAACATGATCATCGTCATCTAAAGAAACTAACAAGAACATGAGAAGTATGGCACGACGGCCACATGCATGGGTAACATCATCGACATCAGGCAAGACCACCGCCGCCAAAACCACCACTGCTAAGACCACCACCGCCAAAACCACCGCTGCCAAGACCGCCAACGCCAAGACCGGCACCACTCTGCCAGATCGGAGTGACCGGGGTCGACGAAGCAGGAGTCGAGCCATCGGTTCCCTACATGTTTGAGAAAAGATTTTAACGGTAAATATGATATGATAGTGTTGAATGAACGAGAACTAGTTTGCCAGTAGTTAGGCAAATGTACTAACCGGACTATCACTGCCTAGTGCCACCCATTCATCGAACGTGGGCACGTGTGGGGGTTCTCCCGGAGGTGGTGGTGGGGGTCCCATTTGTGGTGGATCCGTGCGGTTACTCCAAGACGCCAACATAGCCTGGATGTCAGTTAAACAAGCAAACTAGAAGGTCGGAAGGAATGAAAGTGCAAAAATTTAGCTTGGTTTTAAGAGGGCAAAACTAACCGTCATCATCTGACGGTTGTAATCATCGTTTGCCTTCACTCGTTGCAAGTACTCCCGCACATCGAGATTCCTATGCTCGACAAAGGCCTTATATGCCTACAAAATTTAGGTTGTTTCTAAGTGAACAATGTTGAAAATAAACTAAGAAAGTTTGAGAGAAAGAAGATAAAGGGGAAGTACTTACAGCATGCTGGCGGGCTAAGGGAGGCTGCGAACGCCCCGTACTCTCTAACGGGCTCGGGTTGGTAGCCCGAAGCCGTGTGTATGAGACCGAAGGAGTGATCAAGCCATCGAAACACGGATACCGGCCATGGGGCTTCCCCTGGATGGCCACCACCGCCGTGTCGTCGATCTGAGACTGGGCGACGTCAGGAGCATCCGGACCAGGATGCAACCTTTGAAACTGCTGAGTGTAAGACTCCAGGTGCTCCTCGGTCTTGCCGTAGTACTGGCTCTCGCCGGCCTTGCGATCACTCCGCTCGCGGGCCAGCTTCCACGACTCAATGTCTGAGAGCGGCCTCTTCAACTTGTCCTCCTGCAACGTCGGCGCATAAGTTAGCCATACATAAGAACATGAcggtaaaaagaagaaaaaaaatgcatCATGCATGTAGATATACCTTCATGGCCTTGAAGCTCCAGAGGTTCCTGTTTCCTTGGCCGTGTGTCCCGTCTTTTCCACGGTTAGCACGGGCCTTACTGCTCTTGGCAGCAAACTCTCCATCCTCACCGAGCCACCTATACACCAAACTCGCCCATCCATCATCCTTTCCAAAGCACCAAGGAGGAATAACCTACATAATGGAAGCATGGCATGTGAGCACGAAACTATGATATTGACTGCTTATATGTTGGAATGAAAAGTCTCTAatattaccttcatgtactgctccctGTTCAAGGTAAGTCCTTGCTTCTGCGCTTCACTTTTGCTCATCTTTTGATGAAGGTAGGTGTGGTAGAAGTGCGAGACGGCAACCCAGCGCACCTCGTACTGCAACTGACGAGCTTTCTTCTTCGTCGCAGCCAGCAAGACCACGTCGGCTCTGGCCTTGTGCTCGTCAAGAACTCTATAGAATTGCTGCAATAATGCATAAAACCATAAGCAAACAAAGCATGCGTTGAGTGATTGGATGATAAACTATGAACGAAACTGAAGACAAGTGATTCTGAAGAGAACTTACCCAAAATTTGGTGATCACGGCCCTAGCGGCCGTCCCGTGCTCTGCGTGGCTGGAAGCCTCGTAGTGGGCCCAGCTCGTGGCCAAAACCCGCATCTGCGGGTCCTTGTCTGGCCTCGGGCAGAATAGGCCCGGCCAAAACTCCTTCAACAGGACAGTGATAAGGCCGTTCGGTTTACGGCCCTGTCCGTGAAGGATTCAGTTCCTGCAAAAGAATCAAAGAATTACCATGTGTACACTAAGAAAATGTTGGCATGTGTTCAAAATATGATTGAGAGGCACTTACTCTGTCCCCTTGGGTTCAATGAGCCACTTGTTGGCCTCAATAGAAGGTGGTGTAGGTAGTTCTGCAATACCACGTAGCCACCCCTTCGGAGCATCCGACGGCAAGCCACCCCACAACTTGGGGTCAACCTCCTCTTCACCCTCGTCCTCACCCTCCCCTCCACcaccctcctcctcgccctcctccttgcactcctcctcgccctcctcctcctaaggaacatactcctcctcctcagactcAGAAGGTGCCTCAGTATAGGAGGGCATCGAAGAAGACCCCCCCTATTTCGGACACGGCCCGGGCTTTTTTGACCCCTGCCTCTccccccacctcctcctcctctacgGGCTCTccccccacctcctcctcctctaggggctctccccccaccccctcctccTCTAGGGTCTCCTCCCCCGACCCCTCCACCTCCCTATGATTACTGGAAGTTATATCCCCTCTTTGGACTACTCACATGGCTTTCAACTTTTTCCTATGTGGATGATTACTGGAAGTTATATCGGTTTAGCATGATTGGTCATTGATCTTTGTTGAGCTTACGTTATATGTCTTGTGTAATCTGTTAACTGTTTGCTCCTTCTTGCGGCAGCATGAAACCTACAAGTATATCCTAAACCTTTCCTCAAATGGGTTTCACTCAAAATTATCGAGGTCAATTCTGATCGAAGAAAATTCTAGAAAGTAACTGAAGACTTGATTGTGAGACGCAGTTTAATCTCCAGATTGCAGGTTTCTCACTCTATGGTGCAACTAGCATCTCTGAATTCCAAATGTGTTTCCATTACTGGAGATCAATGGTACGATTAATAATCCCTGATGTGATAACATTAGGGCATATCTGATTAAGAATCCATGATCTGGTAACATAGAGTATTTTCAACAGAGTACTGTTTTCCAAATAGTTGCCAGTCTTCCCGTTCACGGTAAACCTTTTATTGGTCATTGAGTTTAATTTTGGAGCAGTCCTGGAGCAGGACATCATGATGACAAATGGAACAAATGCAGTgtcatttttaatttttttggaacACTGCAGCCTCGTAGAAAGTGGAATAGTTTCATTGTTTGTAGTCAATCTCGACTTCTTGAGTCGCTCACTGGACTAAATCTTGTATAGTTGCTCTTTGTATGAGCTTGTTTGGTTCAGCTGCACATGAATTGGATTAAATAGTGCgtttttttatatatattttGAGGGAAAGTTGAAGGCTtgcagaaactttggaaaattaACCAGCTTCATTTGGGCCATTATTGGCTGGGCTATCCGAAGTGCATTTGGGCCCATTTCTGACGCTCTTCCTTCCTGTCTTTCCCCAAAATCAACCGAGACCTCTGAATCTCCTTGCTTGTTGAAATCGGTTGCAGCGCGCGGGAGACGAGAGACgctgtcgtcgtcgtcgtctatatagcctccctcgcctcgcctcgccatcCTCCCCTCTCCCATCCTTTCAGTTTCTTGTAGCCTCCTTCCCTCCACGCCCGAGTTCTTGCGACCTCTGAATCTCCTGCGTCTAAGCGTTCTTGCGACGACACTTCGACCGAGGCGAGATGGGGGACAAGCGGAAGGCCGCCGCCGACGACATCCCCGGGGCAGGGCAGCCGCCTCCGCGTGTAGCGCGGACGGAGACTATACCCGGCGACGACACCGCCGGTACTTTGGCGCAGGCTGCAGCCGGCCCCGGCACTTCTCAGGCGCCTGCAGGGGCAGGGCTGGGCTGACAGCGGCGAGTACACCAGGCTTCCTTTTCGGTGGAGGTGAGTGCCCAAGAAATCACCCAATCCCAAGAAAGGCGCcaatttctttctttctttctggTCCATGCGGTTTCTTGGTTCTTCATTGACGTCGGTGTTCGATTTCTTGGTTTCCCTTGTGTAATTCTGTTGCATCCCAAGACGAGAGTGAGGCGACTACAGTCGTCGATGGCATTGCCGAGACTTCGGAGCAGCCTGGAGGGTCGACGGCGACTGCAGCCGGCGGTTTGGAGGCGCTTCCAGGCCGCAGAGGCGCCCCTATCCAGTTCCGTAGAGGTGGGTGTGCCAATTTCCTTCTCTGTGGTCCGTGCGGTTTCTTGGTTCTTCATTGACGCCGGAGTTGGATTTCTTGGTTTCTTGTGTAATTCTGTTGCAGCCGGTGGGAGTGCGA
This genomic window contains:
- the LOC109779151 gene encoding BTB/POZ and MATH domain-containing protein 1-like translates to MKTCKTVSTCTPLEEAQGTHVFDILAYSKHKGMGHGVDDLIRSGVFSVGGHDWVIFFFPDGHSEIEGSAYLRDDRLTIEGVITVFNKPHVTETKSFPKIACFQASDMTEHVSKLLEEKQGFDVSFIVEGETIEAHRFVLATRSPVFKAELYGSMQEARPGQCITIMDMQPDVFKALLHFIYTDCLPSREDTEMVRLLLVVADRYPMDRLKLVCQSILCEDLNKDTVAITLALADQHNCHQLKNACLEFIELSNFTSALVATRRLKDIKKTCPSFIVDELEKRTKSRKA